The following are encoded together in the Bradymonas sediminis genome:
- a CDS encoding TPM domain-containing protein: MLSGQQKGRLNKKLNALQRDTDVEFVVVIVKAIDTASPAEFATQLFEQWNFGDAAQNNGLLLFVFDEKHLEVEFGHGLETVFTDDWVKSMETRVLQESRSDLRLEVGAHLVIRQIEAQKSVREPTKGKRSAPWWAWALGVLLTGGVSFFGFSRLRAATKRFQYTLDRTCKDCNKPMTLASDEEAAPHLAPGQRVEIELGTAIYQYYSCSDCAHRRVFREEKVVPRVLLCRQCQYWTLTYSSKEIGANGGQFETVLDCQNCDCTSSSILNLSDYPTLPPNDDTYGGGGSGGGYSGGSSSGGSSSGGSTGGFGGGSSGGGGAGSSW; encoded by the coding sequence CTGCTCAGCGGGCAGCAGAAAGGGCGACTCAACAAAAAATTAAACGCCCTCCAGCGGGACACAGACGTCGAGTTCGTCGTGGTGATCGTCAAAGCCATTGACACCGCCTCGCCGGCCGAATTTGCGACCCAGCTTTTTGAACAATGGAATTTCGGAGACGCAGCCCAAAATAATGGGCTTCTGCTATTTGTCTTCGACGAGAAACACCTGGAGGTGGAGTTCGGCCACGGCTTGGAGACGGTTTTTACCGATGACTGGGTGAAGAGCATGGAGACGCGCGTCCTCCAAGAAAGCCGCAGCGATCTGCGCCTGGAAGTCGGCGCTCATCTTGTGATTCGCCAGATCGAAGCCCAAAAGAGCGTGCGCGAACCGACCAAGGGAAAACGCAGTGCCCCCTGGTGGGCCTGGGCGCTTGGTGTGCTGCTCACGGGGGGAGTCTCATTCTTTGGTTTTAGTCGACTTCGTGCCGCGACAAAACGCTTTCAATATACCCTCGACCGTACCTGTAAGGACTGCAACAAACCCATGACTCTTGCCTCGGACGAAGAGGCCGCGCCGCATCTGGCGCCCGGTCAACGCGTTGAGATAGAACTCGGCACGGCCATTTATCAATATTATTCTTGCAGCGATTGCGCCCATCGTCGGGTTTTTCGCGAAGAGAAGGTCGTCCCACGCGTCTTGCTATGCCGCCAATGCCAGTATTGGACCCTGACATATTCGTCAAAAGAGATAGGGGCAAACGGCGGTCAATTTGAGACTGTTTTAGATTGCCAAAATTGCGATTGCACATCGTCATCCATCCTGAACCTAAGTGACTACCCCACTTTACCGCCGAACGATGATACATACGGCGGCGGAGGCTCTGGCGGCGGATATAGCGGCGGAAGCTCAAGTGGCGGAAGCTCAAGTGGCGGAAGCACAGGAGGTTTCGGGGGCGGAAGTTCTGGCGGCGGCGGGGCCGGCTCGAGTTGGTAG